The Rhinolophus ferrumequinum isolate MPI-CBG mRhiFer1 chromosome 6, mRhiFer1_v1.p, whole genome shotgun sequence genome has a window encoding:
- the LOC117023808 gene encoding olfactory receptor 11G2-like: MKIATNSSTITGFILLGFPGPREGQVLLFVLFSVVYLLTLMGNGSIICAVRWDQRLHTPMYILLANFSFLEICYVTSTVPNMLANFLSDTKVISFSGCFLQFYFFFSLGSTECFFLAVMSFDRYLAICRPLHYPTLMTGHLCTNLVISCWVLGFLWFPVPIIIISQMSFCGSRIIDHFLCDPGPLLALTCSKVPIMELYWTIISSMLLFIPFLCIMVSYALVLRAVLRVPSAAGRKKAFSTCGSHLAVVSLFYGSVMVMYLSPTSEHEAGMQKLVTLFYSVGTPFINPVIYSLRNKDMKHALQKFLGI; encoded by the coding sequence ATGAAAATTGCCACCAACTCCAGCACTATCACTGGCTTCATCCTCCTGGGCTTCCCTggccccagggaggggcaggTCCTCCTTTTTGTGCTCTTCTCTGTTGTCTACCTCTTGACCCTCATGGGCAATGGTTCCATCATCTGTGCTGTGCGCTGGGATCAGAGACTCCACACCCCCATGTACATCCTGCTCGCCAACTTCTCCTTCCTGGAGATCTGCTATGTCACCTCCACTGTCCCCAACATGTTGGCCAACTTCCTCTCTGATACCAAGGTCATCTCCTTCTCTGGGTGCTTTCTCCAGTTCTACTTCTTCTTCTCCTTGGGTTCTACAGAATGCTTTTTCTTGGCTGTTATGTCATTTGACCGATACCTTGCCATCTGCCGGCCTCTACATTACCCCACTCTTATGACTGGACATCTCTGCACCAATCTTGTCATCAGCTGCTGGGTACTTGGTTTCCTCTGGTTCCCAGTCCCTATCATCATCATTTCCCAGATGTCTTTCTGTGGATCTAGGATTATCGACCACTTCCTGTGTGACCCAGGTCCTCTGCTAGCCCTCACCTGTTCTAAAGTCCCAATAATGGAGTTGTATTGGACAATCATAAGTTCTATGctcttatttattcctttcctctGCATCATGGTGTCCTATGCTCTGGTCCTAAGAGCTGTGTTGAGGGTCCCTTCAGCAGCGGGCCGAAAAAAGGCTTTCTCCACCTGTGGGTCCCATCTGGCTGTGGTTTCACTCTTCTACGGTTCCGTGATGGTCATGTATCTGAGCCCAACATCTGAGCATGAAGCTGGAATGCAGAAGCTTGTGACTCTGTTTTATTCTGTGGGAACCCCATTCATTAATCCTGTGATCTATAGTCTAAGGAACAAAGATATGAAACATGCCCTGCAGAAGTTTCTGGGAATATAA